tgtaaaataacatatagataaaaaaacgtttttggaatatgaattaagattataaagttaaacattacaaaacatttaaattagttacaataattatatttcacttgcgtcaatatatttaaataatatataccactaaataaaataattcaataaacatacatttatgcaaaaaaaaaaaaaaatttcacatgAAATTATTCTTTCATTACACtggaataatagtaataaccatGGTAAAAATTCAATCATTAAGTTTAAAAGAACTAGTAACACACAGACagctatttttttaaagtatgtttaaaaataataattagctttCTAATCAATAAAACTTTGCTCCACACACATCTTCACTCGTTTCTCATACTCTCTGCGATTCTCCTTATACAATTGGGCAGCCATAGAATTAGCTGGTGAATTAGGATTAGGATCACTAAGAAGTGATTGAATGGATGTCAAAATAGCAGCTACATCATAAGTAGGACTCCAGCGGTTCTGTAATATATCAAGACAAATGCCTCCATCTGCATAGACATTTGGatgaaacatttttgaaacaaaTCTAACTGTTGGCGGCTTGTTAGGATATTCTTCAGTAAATTCTATTGTCAATTTAAATGTGCCATCTTCAAATGGAGTATCATGTGGTCCAAATATCACAGCTTTCCACAGCATGATATTGTTATCAGTGGGTGTGCCACTGATACCTGCAGGCGGATcttcttgtaattttttaaagtcTCGCATCAGTCTACGTCTGGCAGGAGTTGACATGATAAATGGTAACTTTtatgtttcaataaaaacaaacctgtgaaaaattgtataaaaattagatacaatttaataaaattacatagatTGAGTTAGGTATGTCATAGATTTTTTTCCATCATATTCATTTgtcagacattttaaattaaataaaaaaatatatgtgcaCTCTGTACATGCAAAGAAGTTAGTAGtagttattaacaaaaatataatggaaATTCTCAATGGCAttctcaacattttttaatggatGACAGACAAATTGATTGCAGTTGACCATGACGTGGCGGTTATCTTGCCCAAATAACAGTaggatatattaaaaatcaataaaaattaattttacaattcctaatatttaaaaaaattgacaatcaTTTATAAAAGCATACTTATCAATTTTTCTTATCTTTTGAGCCATGACATTAAAAACTTCTTCGGGATTAATAAATACTTCTTACTAGCTGGTCAACAATATTAATCTATTGAGATGGTTCTAGGAAATGTAGTTAATTTGGCAAAAATAATAAGTCACAAATACTATAAGTTTTTTCAgtcatagtatttttattaggtaggttttGAGTATTTTcgtacataaaaatgttttctcagGAGCCAACGTAGACACTGGCatggtgcataatattttaaacaattggcaattaatatttaataacaataataatgttaatcatGTAAAGCTGTGttacgaaaatttaaaatttatttttgcctGCCTTACTTATAGTTCAGCAATAGTGGTTTGAATATTAGAGCTGAATGAAGGTAAAATGTAACAAGtttttcaaatagttgttaaaaaaaaaaatggtgaatcaaaaatcatttatcaactatcacaaaatataatatacaatttgtcaCTTACAGAAAGCCCATGAAAAAATTCTAATATCAAAAGTCAAAATTGCAACAGAGTTAGAGTAGGTATCTTAGTATTAATACCATTTACATTTTACGTACtctatgtataatgtttatgtatgtacttattatattatatttacgtaaaTGAAACTGCAATAATTTAAGTAGATTTAGGTATAATAGAtctcaaatttcaataatacctaggtacttataatttttttcaagcaaaaatatttagtgcctacttttttaaatattcctaaAAGTGTTGTCGTTGTGCGGACACTATTTTATGTAAAGATAATATTTGGTCTCGCAGTAGTCATGATTGCTTGCAGCTACAGTAAACAACTATAGGTAAGAATATCATGTAGCAGATAAATTAGATAGACATGTAATAATCTAGGAATTGCCTAGCTTATtggttgcaggtagcaagaccgttgATGTGAGGAATAACTTAagatgtttgataaaatatagactcgttgaaaagttaaagttgtttattgtaaatattcttcagaaaaataaactaagtcCATAATGACAAAATCGTTATACTGTCTCTTGCGAAGGTGCTCGTATGTACGATGGTAAATCATGTCTGAATACAGGCCGTTCCAGGTCTGGTTTTATAAGGCCCCATACTCTCCTACCACCCCCCTGGTCCATTGTCTTATCCGCTTTGCATACGGAAATGCATAAAGCCATTACCTGTATCCTGCACACCAAGTTGGGTCAAGAGTCATATCGTCGTTtccctatattttaatatacatgaaATACCAATTATTATGTACTTGCTTATAATGTTTGTGTCGTATATGCATATGTGTTATACATagtcatcatataatataatatgcgatcTATATTTATGatgtggtttttttaaattttaagttaaaatgcaAATTCATACTGCGTTTTAAAATACTACTCCTGATGGAATGTGAGCACTTGGCTGACCTCCTTCCTTATCTTAATcgtgtatttgtttatttgacaATTGCCAAATTGATGTTGTGCTCGCTCTCATATTTCCCTCAtaactattgtttattatactttCAATTAACTACCTatgttgattatttaatatacgttgaaatataatataatatactagatatactaataatatacgaatattatCCGTTACAGAGATAAAAAAATTGAGCTCGAAATGCAACCAACGCTATTGCATCAGAATTTGCAATGAACATTATTCAAATCATTACTAATTACAATATAGGTGATTATACCAAATTAACGACCCTATATGATGACCCCAAAACTCAAAagagatgataatattgtacctaactTGTATTATGAGCGTATTGAGGATGACATGTTATCAGACGATCTTTTAACTCAGCAATAATAACCAGTCGGATCAGCTCCTCAGCCTCgctataattattgtagatgtaccaacatttatttcacagaaaacaataaaaaatagaaaacaatcggaaagttttatttttccgtCAGAGCCCTGATAATACCGCGTTTGAAGGCGGTGACCGGACGGCCATTAAAAATCGTTATCTGGGGCGAAAATAACGACTTACTGCGACGGGGTAAACACTAAACACGCACTGCGACCGCCGTGAAACGATCTAAACGCGTTacgaaacaattattattattcagactTACCGACGACGACGGCCACTGCAAAAGTGCGAACGGCTCTGGAGTCTCGACGACTGGACGTCGGTGGTCAGTGGACGGCGGCGGTGGTAGTCCAGGCACGGatgtagattattatttattttttataggtacttattacctattactaagtttattattaatattatatccgatCTGCGGTGCCCAGTCAGCcaacaaaagtcaaaactaataactatagaaCGGCGGGCTCGTCGTTCCTCGTTATCTGTTGTGACTCTGTTGTGACTCTGAAACGCAATTTTACGATACGTCTTCGATGTGTTATTGCGGGCGAGTTGACGTTATCGATATTCGGCGGTAGTCGCGATTGTTGGCACCGTACTATCGTATCGATTTCGCAACacggtaataactaataagtgattattcataatattttttttttcgtacctcCTACCCGTGTCCCGTCTACCACCGGACAACAGCGCTTGCCGGCCGCGGCTGCCTCCACGGTTCACACTACGACTTCCGAAACCGGCTATCTaatctattcatttttttaattcttttacattactatttactacaaCAGTAGGTAAACAATGCACCATCGTAggttgtaatacattttatagtcaCTGAAGACTGAAGAGTGAAGAAGACTGAATCACGACCGCCACTGCTTAGTTTAGGTAGTACTAGTCGGGTATGAAATCAGAAAATAAATGCATAccacctatacggctatacctacaTTCGTGGGTGATTAgtagggttcggatttgaatGCTATATAGTCagtaaaaaaaccatttaaaatgtgaaaaaatgcaaaaaaaagcatttaaattttatataattaagcaattactttttaaatttactaaacaATCAAATAGATTTCAGTTGATTTAACtagttagtattaaaaaaaaaaattaactccaTGTTCTTCTACCTACAAAAACGATATATGAACTTGccttaataaatactttatcgatatcaatgatattaaatcCCATTAAAACTAATTACAAACATGGCATCAACAATGCGTCGTATTCACAAGCTCTTATCGATTTATTCtgtttatatgtatagaaaaatatcTGCTCGATTAATATAAATGCAAAAAAGACATTTATGGgtaaaaaagcaaaaatttcACCCATTATCTTAGAAATTGATGGAAAcacatacttatttaaaaattatttttttattattacttatccaaaaaaaaaagacatttaCCTTCAAATCCAAACCCTATTGATTAGATACTGATTTGTGGTGTGTCAATCGTGTGCAATATACTAGGAATATACTAACTACCTACTTAttcttttaagtacctatttaatttatgaaaccgTAATTGGTAACAACCTTACATTcactaaattgtaatataattttgtttataatgtacattacctacctatacaaatcatttttattttatttatctctttttttttattcataattaagtctatgtatgtatagttaaataaattatatataacatttttatatcattgaaactTACATGACAAATAAGATCTTAATTGTCATGGAAACTTAAAGAACGCTACATACTCAAATATTAAGCCGCCTCTCATAcctaactaatttaaattttatcattttatccatcataaattactttattccttattatataactaatggGTAAtctaactaacataatattaactatttaatataatagtttttttcttaataccGATGATTAtgcattttaatgttataatttttaaatgttatgagTTGCAAATATTAAATTGGTTATTCGATAttgagtaaaaatgtattttttaacaaataccgATTGCAGTTTGACCagtattttaaaacattcagGTGAATGATTGTACAAATTGCAATTAATAAGACTATTTATATTACCTGCAAGAGTATAGATATTATGATTGCAATGCCACTggatctgaaaaaaaaaacgttcagcttactaaaaattttataattttcgaatatttttcttatttgcatacacaaatgtttttaatttatacattttagtggaataatttacaataaatgtatgatGGTGGACAAGAAGAAACCCAATCAGCAGAACCCTGAGCCCTGCAGAAACTACAAAAATGAACTGAGTTTACTATCTGATGAGAAAGCGAATGAAGTAGTGGGAAGatcacttaaaatatatgtaagtaGATTAACTGCgtgtttaatacttattttgtataaatctaatatcaatatgttttttcaattttaagaaaatctattattttgtctaaaaccaaaattaaacaTGTAAGTAAAGTACCTACCTGCTTTAAAATTGGGTAGGTATTAACACGTTTGCTGCGGATGATGCATATTGGCTTCCTTAAGCATTGTTCACATATGTTGGCACTAAAAGACatcatgtaaattattattcaatgcattataatttagtCAGTGTTACAAATAAACTCTATATAAAAAACATGGACAAAAAATCCCCGTcagctaaaaatattatttattataatttttttataaaaacaaatatataggaTGTAACAGAAACACCTAAGAAGtgaataatgaaaaatgaatactaGTTAAACAATCATGaacattatttgaataataaataatttattatttactaatgtcagaaaattcccaaaaaaaaataatttgaaaaaactgattacattttgaataagtttattccaaaaaaatgttgatattttaagaaataaactaCTCGACTTAATTAAAGGTTTTCACTATAAcatgttttttaaaactaaattaaaaaaaggtggacaagtgtttgtcgctctgctatacagtactGTTACAAATTGGTCGCTGTAattgattgtgttaaatttgaattcaatatcattgtataagaaaaacaattctgagcaaagaccGTCAGccagtttataataaaactaagtatatttgataatatttttgtgaataaagtaatttatatataacctatttacttagaaccttgttttaaattttcaaatcttaactataaaagttggacattttataaatttttaactacaaaataatttttaaattttaaatttgatacattttgttctAAGTTTTCATTTATCtactgttatttgtttttgacactaaaattttacaacaaaataagaaaatcgctacataagaaattgagtgaatagagtgaatatccaatgctgtaaaaatatgaactttaaactctcataaaaatttaatttgactttcttgtagacaatttttatttttgattaaggtagacaaacttatgaaaaatcttgtaatatattttaaaattttagatttaagaagaaaaatttttatgatttcttaaatcttaactcaaaataattagttcgtgatttttctatattttgtcaagatttgtactttaaatgcttataaaaaaaaaatgtgactgggtttttaatatattttaaatcttattagGAATAAATTAGGAACCTtataagcttttttacccaaaaaataaaattttatcgacattcctagaaaaataaactaaagaaATTGGAagctgaaaatgtctgtaaacgattaaaaacaaatcaaaatcttttgaaaactattgagaatattaaattattggttctgaatgcaccaactagattcactttcatgattcatacaagatacttttgaagaaaatcgaaataGTTTTACTGCCctgccccaaacggtgatgacagtcataaaaataaactaacccatcattgtaaaatccatTCATTCATAATGTttatcagaatctaaaatgtatgttgaaactgaaattatagttaggtattaggtttctcaaaaattattatacttctacataaaaaaattaattaaaaaggttaatttttatataaattaaaatgttacacgTGGATATGAGGTTATCCTCATACCAATATAAGTATGCTAGTATGctacattcgtttttattagttaaaatgtactgtctaaattgtatagatatttaattttttttctaagcattttgtcttttatttttattgcataaatCCTATAGTCTATCGTCACTTTAGCAGTGgtgaaaatgtataaaccatGATGCATGGTGTATGTTTCAGTACCTACCCACTCTTAATactttgatataattaatattcgactgtaaatgttttattttatttaatgttattgctTACCATTATgcatccaaaaaaaaataaatatttccttGAAGTATATGTGCCTAGGTATCATAAGACCCTGTTCACCCCTGTTCACCACTGGAGCCTAGTGTTTCCTAATAGGTGTGCATGATAACTAGACCAACGGTTCTAATCACCTAAAAACCTATAACCGAAAAAAAgatgcaattaaaataatattatttttataatataatttaatgatataataaataaatattgttaatataaatttaatatttgttttactattagaAATTAGTAATACAGccggttgaattaatttttctcaaaaatttgtgttttgtatgtcattgtgtgtatacaatataataatatactttaaaagtttaaaatactcacaaataatatgtttaaactacaacaatatacctaactataatcattattatttgttcaaaatttcaaatatctaatttcgtccaaatttgaatttaaaatatccataaaaaaactatctttaaataatatatttttagattttttggatATGAACTACTTAATATGACAAATCTTCAATTCtaagctatacaatttttaacaaacaaaataatatgttagttttatagattttaatgaactttatcaacatttgaactttaaatgatcataaaaaaaatcttgttaatgtatctttaatagttttcaactgctattataactaatgaggaaccttgtattactaGCAAGCTATTTACAAGCATTTTGAaccaactaaaaatattttattaacatttataaaaaaaaaaactaaaaggaaaaatattttctacttactcaaaaaaattcaatttttttttaaaaatttcaaatatttcaagtatttacagttatttgtttttaattacaataaattaagaaatGCATTAGTGTTATTCATCATTTATGGGTGAACATAAAGAGTGTACAGAGAGtgtaaaaaattgtacttaaaacactcatagaaaataaatttgacttttcaacactttttttttgttaaatgttaaaaaacatataaggaatcttctattacattttcatgtttttttactgagcgataatttttttaccgacaatgtaattaaataaaacccaAAATGTCTTATGCCTAGAAAAAGTtcaaaaagataaatattttaaaatgtttctcaTGTAGGGAAAAtgcaaatgtaaatttttttataagcatttaaagcttAAAATTTACTAAGTCCAAGAAAAAATGTGTCATTTTTTtctagttaaaatgttaaattatcatACCTATGCctttgaaatgtaatacaaagtttgTTATAAGTAGAAACCGGAATTATATGCAcaaaaaatgtacgaaatatgcgaaaatatgcaaacaaaaatgaaagtttaatatatttatttagttttaaaatgtatacaattcattaaataatctatactaaatagaaaaatgtattctaaaatgtatttacaatatttttgtacgtTGTATTGAACTGCATTGAGTTGTAATTTGAACATTCACTCGTCTAAACAAAAAGTCATGAACGAAAATCAATTTAAACAAATGCAATagatttttaagatatttttaaatttacctgGGGAGTTACAATTAACTACTAAAGACTTGGctagattttcaaataaaaatgcacgTCGGTGTTTAGCAAATATGTCCTTGAATCGAGAAAAACTTCGTTCTACATCCGTTGAAGATATCAGGGCATACTTAAAGTATACTAAGTCACTGCTTGAAAGATCTTCTGGTATATTGTTCGTTGAGGTATTTTCTCcagtgataattttaaatatatttgataactgTCGAAATcagtcattttttttcaatgacatttttaaattttttgtatatttcaacaccATTTGCACAAGatacttttttaaacttattctcaatattttcaacaattttaatggAATCAGCTAACGGAAGACATTGCTTTTCTAAACTCGTTATGGCTGCTTTTAATAttccataatttgaataaataaatactaaatcggctttcaaaatattttcttccaacattattttttttactttttcgatGCATATTGCGTCCTCGGCATTTAATTGCTGAACTACATTTAATATTGGTTTAAAATGTTCACAGTAATACATTGCTGTCTCCAACCATGTTTTCCATCGTGTGATAATAGGTGAAGGAGGTAAAGGGACATCGGGAGCTTCTTTTTTAAACAGTTCAACACGTGAAGGggcttttaaaaaaacttttttcatgtTTGCGATTAGTTCATCTACTTTTGGAAAAAGAGAACGGATTTTTTCTGATGTCCAATGTAGTCCATGAGCAAGACAAGTGATGTGGATCATTTTGGAGTAAAATGCTTTTATAGCATTTGCTGTTTTCACCATGTATGGCGCAGCGTCTGTAACGAATAGTAATACATTATCGTGTTGTATACCACTCGGCCATAAAGAAAACATTGCTTTGTCGAACAATTTACTAATTGTGGAATGGTTAGCTTTTTCTAAAACGTTACacgaaagtaaaaatatttttccggaTGTATCGACTTCTAAAGTACCAATCACAACATTTGCAATGTATCGGCCAGTAGCATCAGTTGTTTCATCTATGGACACCCAAATCTTCTTTTCCATTACTTCATTTCGTATTTTATTCATTGTGTCTTCATAACATTCATCAACGTATGTTTTTCTTAATTATGAAACCGAAGGTATATATCTATATCTTtacttgtatatttttcaagaaaCAAACGAACATGTCTATTTCCCAATTTTTCCAAAGGGATATTTGCTAGTCGTAATGTGTTGCATAAATCTTTGGTGAACATAGATTTGTCCGGTATATTGGGCAATAATTGttgaaattttgatttattctcATTTTTCCTTGAACCGCACGGATGTGTTTATTCGTTTTCAAATGCTGTGTAACAGTAAATCGCTTTACACTATTGACTTTAATCTCACATACTTTACAAAAAAGAATTCCCCCGTCACatgcaaaaatattttctccAAATTCAGCAACATATTTACGAACAGACGATTCTACTTTtgagattttaatttaagaaacaCAAATAGTCGAACACTCGAACAAATACACAATATCGCGAAGCACTGTCGTATAAAAACTAAACCATTAGtccattaggtaggtactagtttTTCGTTACCAAGTTTTATCGTAGTAATAAActttatcttatcttatttcTTATTTCACTCG
This genomic window from Metopolophium dirhodum isolate CAU chromosome 1, ASM1992520v1, whole genome shotgun sequence contains:
- the LOC132933488 gene encoding ubiquitin-conjugating enzyme E2-17 kDa-like, coding for MSTPARRRLMRDFKKLQEDPPAGISGTPTDNNIMLWKAVIFGPHDTPFEDGTFKLTIEFTEEYPNKPPTVRFVSKMFHPNVYADGGICLDILQNRWSPTYDVAAILTSIQSLLSDPNPNSPANSMAAQLYKENRREYEKRVKMCVEQSFID